One Deinococcus grandis DNA window includes the following coding sequences:
- a CDS encoding methylglyoxal synthase: MQRMAPNPSRQVALIAHDKKKLELALFALNHRAVLGQFHLVATGTTGGILEKQTGLSVERVLSGPLGGDQQIGARLAEERVLAVFFFRDPLTAQPHEPDVSALVRLCDVHDIPLATNPASAEALMLWLREQLT; this comes from the coding sequence ATGCAGCGCATGGCCCCCAACCCCAGCCGTCAGGTGGCACTGATCGCCCACGACAAGAAGAAACTCGAACTGGCCCTGTTCGCGCTGAACCACCGCGCCGTGCTGGGCCAGTTTCATCTGGTCGCCACCGGCACGACGGGCGGCATCCTGGAAAAACAGACCGGCCTGAGCGTCGAACGCGTCCTGTCCGGCCCGCTGGGCGGCGACCAGCAGATCGGCGCCCGGCTGGCCGAGGAACGCGTGCTGGCGGTGTTCTTCTTCCGCGATCCCCTGACCGCCCAGCCGCACGAACCGGACGTGAGCGCCCTGGTGCGCCTGTGCGACGTGCACGACATCCCGCTGGCCACCAACCCCGCCAGCGCCGAGGCGCTGATGCTGTGGCTGCGCGAGCAGCTCACCTGA
- a CDS encoding DUF1206 domain-containing protein: MADLKQMGQQTASTLKGGVEGAQQAAARATHHAAPWLEALARFGYASKGVVYGTVGLLALSVALGRGGATTDTKGALLRLQDLPAGTLLIWLLTLGLIGYALWQLIRAALDPEDQGHEAKGVVKRAGYAFSGVANLGLAVFTARLALAGNAARSQNSEDQVAGTVLNLPGGQLWLALGGLILLAVAANQLYVAYGAKFMKRVTFTDLPARTCDLLKRIGQVGIASRGVLMVIMGVFALLAAWHRKASETVGIGEALTWLRTQPSGNLLLGAVALGTLCYGVWCVVQARYRRIRIEGAA; this comes from the coding sequence ATGGCAGACCTCAAGCAGATGGGCCAGCAGACGGCCAGCACTCTCAAAGGCGGCGTGGAAGGCGCGCAGCAGGCCGCCGCGCGCGCCACCCACCACGCCGCGCCCTGGCTCGAAGCCCTGGCCCGCTTCGGGTACGCCAGCAAGGGCGTCGTGTACGGCACGGTCGGCCTGCTGGCCCTGAGCGTCGCCCTGGGACGCGGCGGGGCGACCACCGACACCAAGGGCGCCCTGCTGCGGTTGCAGGACCTCCCGGCGGGCACGCTGCTGATCTGGCTGCTCACGCTGGGCCTGATCGGGTACGCGCTGTGGCAGCTGATCCGCGCCGCGCTGGACCCCGAGGACCAGGGGCACGAGGCCAAGGGCGTCGTCAAGCGCGCCGGGTACGCCTTCAGCGGCGTGGCGAACCTGGGTCTGGCGGTCTTCACCGCGCGGCTGGCGCTGGCCGGGAACGCCGCCCGCTCGCAGAACAGCGAGGATCAGGTGGCGGGGACCGTCCTGAACCTCCCCGGCGGGCAGCTGTGGCTGGCGCTGGGCGGCCTGATCCTGCTGGCCGTCGCCGCCAATCAGCTGTACGTCGCCTACGGCGCGAAGTTCATGAAACGCGTGACCTTCACCGACCTGCCCGCGCGCACCTGCGACCTCCTGAAACGCATCGGTCAGGTCGGCATCGCGTCGCGCGGGGTGCTGATGGTCATCATGGGCGTGTTCGCGCTGCTGGCCGCGTGGCACCGCAAGGCCAGCGAGACGGTCGGCATCGGCGAGGCCCTGACGTGGCTGCGCACCCAGCCCAGCGGGAACCTGCTGCTGGGCGCCGTGGCCCTGGGCACCCTGTGCTACGGCGTGTGGTGCGTCGTGCAGGCCCGTTACCGCCGCATCCGGATCGAGGGCGCTGCCTGA
- a CDS encoding YbjN domain-containing protein, with amino-acid sequence MTRTLLAATLLLSLAAPAVAGGAAAPVTQVQPGTPAAVMAALKAAGYRVTMEPAQADRDPTMTFTSGGHEVQVWLSGCKNGVCSRATASTSWDYSDAEDLDLDVVNEWNSNYYTQAYAYEGSYYLDSTLAIRGGFTQATLKAWITDYLDDVSAFEDELPGE; translated from the coding sequence ATGACCCGCACCCTGCTGGCCGCCACCCTCCTCCTCTCCCTCGCCGCGCCCGCCGTGGCCGGGGGCGCCGCCGCGCCCGTCACGCAGGTGCAGCCCGGCACGCCCGCCGCCGTCATGGCCGCCCTGAAGGCCGCCGGGTACAGGGTCACCATGGAACCCGCCCAGGCCGACCGCGATCCCACCATGACCTTCACCAGCGGCGGGCACGAGGTGCAGGTGTGGCTCAGCGGATGCAAGAACGGCGTGTGCAGCCGCGCGACCGCCAGCACCTCCTGGGACTACAGCGACGCCGAGGACCTCGACCTGGACGTCGTGAACGAGTGGAACAGCAACTACTACACCCAGGCGTACGCCTACGAGGGCAGCTACTATCTGGACAGCACCCTGGCCATCCGCGGCGGCTTCACGCAGGCCACCCTGAAAGCCTGGATCACCGACTACCTGGACGACGTCAGCGCCTTCGAGGACGAACTGCCCGGCGAGTGA
- a CDS encoding bifunctional nicotinamide-nucleotide adenylyltransferase/Nudix hydroxylase: protein MTASSTPSPTPRRRRTFGVYIGRFEPPHAAHLAVMLEALQSVQKLIVVIGSARAARNIKNPFTAEERQDLISRMLQDAGIPKPRVLFVHVRDYHYNEALWLSEVQAGVTAHTRGSSDVALIGHIKDESSYYLRSFPAWEFIPTHVVSDLSATDVRRAYFEGHPDTVQGMVPPAVHAFLTTFQTTPDYRDLRDEYEYLARYRAAWKDAPHPPIFVTTDAVITRSGHVLLVRRGGLPGRGRLAMPGGFLEQKETLLDCCVREVQEETGLGIGLDLKAALRAQAVFDYPDRSLRGRTITHAFHFDLGIGQLPRLSGGSDASEALWMPLSDILASPELFFEDHHAIIEHFVMRG, encoded by the coding sequence ATGACCGCGTCCAGCACCCCCTCCCCCACCCCGCGCCGCCGCCGCACCTTCGGGGTGTACATCGGCCGCTTCGAACCTCCCCACGCCGCGCACCTCGCCGTGATGCTCGAAGCGCTCCAGAGCGTGCAGAAACTCATCGTGGTCATCGGCAGCGCCCGCGCAGCGCGCAACATCAAGAACCCCTTCACCGCAGAGGAACGCCAGGACCTCATCAGCCGCATGCTCCAGGACGCGGGCATCCCGAAACCCCGCGTGCTGTTCGTGCACGTCCGCGACTACCACTACAACGAGGCCCTGTGGCTCAGTGAGGTCCAGGCCGGGGTGACCGCCCACACGCGCGGCAGCAGCGACGTCGCCCTCATCGGCCACATCAAGGACGAGAGCAGCTACTACCTGCGCTCCTTCCCCGCCTGGGAATTCATCCCCACCCACGTCGTCAGCGACCTCAGCGCCACCGACGTCCGCCGCGCCTACTTCGAAGGCCACCCCGACACCGTGCAGGGCATGGTTCCCCCCGCCGTCCACGCCTTCCTGACCACCTTCCAGACCACCCCCGACTACCGCGACCTGCGCGACGAATACGAGTATCTCGCCCGCTACCGCGCCGCCTGGAAGGACGCCCCCCACCCCCCCATCTTCGTCACGACCGACGCCGTCATCACCCGCAGCGGCCACGTCCTCCTCGTCCGGCGCGGCGGCCTGCCCGGCCGGGGGCGCCTCGCCATGCCCGGCGGGTTCCTCGAACAGAAAGAAACCCTCCTCGACTGCTGCGTCCGCGAGGTACAGGAGGAAACCGGCCTGGGCATCGGCCTCGACCTGAAAGCCGCGCTGCGCGCCCAGGCGGTCTTCGACTACCCCGACCGCAGCCTGCGCGGCCGCACCATCACCCACGCCTTCCACTTCGACCTCGGCATCGGGCAGCTCCCACGCCTCAGCGGCGGCAGCGACGCCAGCGAGGCCCTCTGGATGCCCCTGAGTGACATCCTGGCCAGCCCCGAACTGTTCTTCGAGGACCACCACGCCATCATCGAACACTTCGTCATGCGCGGGTAG
- a CDS encoding GIY-YIG nuclease family protein, giving the protein MTPDKPYYVYALKDPRQHPARPFYIGKGTGTRAHDHLIRPDYTPKGDRIREIEGAGAQVLVSYLVEHLTEPEALRLEAELIAAFGTQASGGLLTNTVLPSGLGGKARPGLTVPAGAPEKAQMGLTLLKDAVLEFAQANPGGVKNAEVASLLGLRSDYGGGSKDYLSYSLLGLLMREGKIGRSGKGRHVAQVK; this is encoded by the coding sequence GTGACGCCGGACAAGCCGTACTACGTGTATGCCCTCAAGGACCCGCGCCAGCATCCGGCGCGGCCCTTCTACATCGGCAAGGGCACGGGCACGCGCGCCCACGATCACCTGATCCGCCCGGACTACACCCCCAAGGGCGACCGCATCCGCGAGATCGAAGGAGCGGGCGCGCAGGTCCTCGTGAGCTATCTGGTGGAGCACCTGACCGAACCCGAGGCGCTGCGGCTGGAGGCGGAACTCATCGCGGCGTTCGGCACGCAGGCCAGCGGCGGCCTCCTGACGAACACCGTGCTGCCCTCGGGTCTGGGCGGCAAGGCGCGGCCCGGCCTGACCGTGCCTGCCGGGGCGCCAGAGAAGGCGCAGATGGGCCTCACGCTGCTCAAGGACGCCGTGCTGGAATTCGCGCAGGCCAACCCCGGCGGCGTGAAGAACGCCGAGGTGGCCAGCCTGCTGGGCCTGCGCAGCGACTACGGGGGCGGCTCGAAGGATTACCTCTCGTACAGCCTGCTGGGGCTGCTGATGCGCGAAGGAAAGATCGGACGCAGCGGCAAGGGACGGCACGTGGCGCAGGTGAAGTGA
- a CDS encoding carbohydrate ABC transporter permease has translation MTANAPVTTPAATAAPRRPIKPGRVVMYALLVLAALFFLVPVYLLVATALKSPDAINLSTTWHWPAALNWASFSDAWSKIGGNVLNSLFLAVTATLFSALLGSLNGYALSKWKFRGANTLFALMLFGMFIPYQAVLIPLFQFIKSLGLYGSIWGLILAHVVYGIPITTLIFRNFYADVPDALIEAATIDGAGFWQIYGRVIFPISIPGFVVVIIWQFTQVWNEFLFAATLTNTTSQPVTYALSQLAGGQAVSWNLPMAGAILAALPTLLVYILLGRYFVRGLLAGSVKG, from the coding sequence ATGACCGCGAACGCCCCCGTGACCACCCCCGCCGCGACCGCCGCGCCCCGCCGCCCCATCAAGCCCGGTCGCGTCGTCATGTACGCCCTGCTCGTGCTGGCCGCGCTGTTCTTCCTGGTGCCGGTGTACCTGCTCGTCGCTACCGCGCTGAAAAGCCCGGACGCCATCAACCTCTCCACCACCTGGCACTGGCCCGCCGCGCTGAACTGGGCGAGCTTCAGCGACGCCTGGAGCAAGATCGGCGGCAACGTTCTGAACAGCCTGTTCCTGGCCGTCACCGCCACCCTGTTCAGCGCCCTGCTGGGCAGCCTGAACGGATACGCCCTGAGCAAATGGAAGTTCCGCGGGGCCAACACCCTGTTCGCGCTGATGCTCTTCGGGATGTTCATCCCGTACCAGGCCGTGCTGATCCCGCTGTTCCAGTTCATCAAGAGCCTCGGCCTGTACGGCAGCATCTGGGGCCTGATCCTGGCGCACGTCGTGTACGGCATTCCCATCACGACCCTGATCTTCCGCAACTTCTACGCCGACGTGCCCGACGCCCTGATCGAGGCCGCCACCATCGACGGCGCGGGCTTCTGGCAGATCTACGGCCGGGTCATCTTCCCGATCAGCATCCCCGGCTTCGTCGTCGTGATCATCTGGCAGTTCACGCAGGTCTGGAACGAATTCCTGTTCGCCGCCACCCTGACCAACACCACCAGCCAGCCCGTCACGTACGCCCTGTCCCAGCTCGCGGGTGGACAGGCCGTCAGCTGGAACCTGCCCATGGCGGGCGCGATCCTCGCCGCGCTTCCCACCCTGCTCGTGTACATCCTGCTCGGCCGTTACTTCGTGCGCGGTCTGCTCGCCGGGTCCGTCAAGGGCTGA
- a CDS encoding carbohydrate ABC transporter permease — MKGLSKDRLWSIAVLTPSIILIAVFVYGFIARSVYVSMTDWGNDPAQALALNPIIRFTGFANYQDLFTGFLQGRFRQELVSTIFFTLFFILGCLGLGLGLALILDRNPRGEGLWRTIFLFPMSLSFIVTGTIWRWMLQPQGGLNQAPTLFGAPPSTFAWLSSTDAIWKFDWNKLPLLTASVVGLVLVVMAVRAARSGDRTRTLVAGACAALLFLWALLIGPNIKMLPAPELHGFNFALIGIIIAAVWQMSGYTMALYLAGLRGIPEELREAAKVDGANDIGMYQHVIFPLLAPITLSAMIVLGHISLKIFDLVYAMAGPDNINTSVPALNMYLTSFRQNQFALGAAIGTILLILVAFVIVPYLSSQFRTEEGHA; from the coding sequence ATGAAAGGCCTGAGTAAAGACCGCCTGTGGTCCATCGCCGTTCTGACGCCCAGCATCATCCTGATCGCGGTGTTCGTGTACGGTTTCATCGCGCGCAGCGTGTACGTCAGCATGACCGACTGGGGCAACGACCCCGCCCAGGCCCTGGCGCTGAACCCGATCATCCGCTTCACGGGCTTCGCCAACTACCAGGACCTGTTCACCGGATTCCTCCAGGGGCGCTTCCGGCAGGAACTCGTCAGCACCATCTTCTTCACGCTGTTCTTCATCCTGGGCTGCCTGGGCCTGGGCCTGGGCCTCGCCCTGATCCTGGACCGCAACCCCCGCGGGGAAGGACTGTGGCGCACCATCTTCCTGTTCCCCATGAGCCTGTCGTTCATCGTGACCGGCACCATCTGGCGCTGGATGCTGCAACCCCAGGGCGGCCTGAACCAGGCGCCCACCCTGTTCGGCGCGCCGCCCAGCACCTTCGCGTGGCTGAGCAGCACCGACGCCATCTGGAAATTCGACTGGAACAAGCTGCCGCTGCTGACCGCCAGCGTCGTGGGCCTCGTTCTGGTCGTCATGGCCGTGCGCGCCGCCCGCAGCGGGGACCGCACCCGCACCCTGGTCGCGGGCGCATGCGCCGCGCTGCTGTTCCTGTGGGCCCTTCTCATCGGGCCGAACATCAAGATGCTGCCCGCCCCTGAACTGCACGGCTTCAACTTCGCATTGATCGGCATCATCATCGCCGCCGTGTGGCAGATGAGCGGCTACACCATGGCCCTGTACCTCGCCGGTCTGCGCGGCATTCCCGAGGAACTGCGCGAGGCCGCCAAGGTCGACGGCGCGAACGACATCGGCATGTACCAGCACGTCATCTTCCCGCTGCTGGCCCCCATCACCCTGAGCGCCATGATCGTCCTGGGTCACATCAGCCTGAAGATCTTCGACCTCGTGTACGCCATGGCGGGCCCGGACAACATCAACACCAGCGTGCCCGCGCTGAACATGTACCTCACCAGCTTCCGGCAGAACCAGTTCGCGCTGGGCGCCGCGATCGGCACCATCCTGCTGATCCTCGTGGCGTTCGTGATCGTCCCGTACCTCAGCTCCCAGTTCCGCACCGAGGAGGGCCACGCATGA
- a CDS encoding ABC transporter substrate-binding protein: MKKALLLAAALAVTTSASAAGKLEIFSWWSGDEGPALEALIKLYKQKYPAVTVDNATVSGGAGTNAKAVLKTRMLGGTPPDSFQAHAGQELIGTWVVAGRMEDLSSLFKSEGWDKVFPKDLVKLISQGGKPWSVPVNVHRSNVMWYNPAKLKAWGVTAPKTWPEFLKTCSTLKAKGVAAPLVVGENWTQQHLWESVMIGTLGSANWENLWAGKLKFTDPKVVGAFTTFGKVMDCANKDASGLSWQQASDRIIDGTSAFNVMGDWAAGYFTTTKKLAPNTGFGWAPAPGTTKTFVMLADSFGLPKGAKDRAEAINWLKVLGSKAGQDAFNPLKGSIAARTDSDLSKYNTYSKSAAADWKSNKIVGSMVHGAVAPESFTSAFGAIIDQFVASKNSAAAAAAAQQLAVRAGISK, encoded by the coding sequence ATGAAAAAAGCACTGCTGCTCGCCGCCGCCCTCGCCGTCACCACCAGCGCCTCTGCCGCTGGCAAACTGGAGATCTTCTCCTGGTGGTCCGGCGACGAGGGTCCCGCCCTGGAAGCCCTGATCAAGCTGTACAAGCAGAAGTACCCCGCCGTGACCGTGGACAACGCCACCGTCTCCGGCGGCGCCGGCACGAACGCCAAGGCCGTCCTGAAGACCCGCATGCTGGGCGGCACGCCCCCCGACTCCTTCCAGGCGCACGCCGGTCAGGAACTCATCGGCACCTGGGTCGTCGCCGGGCGCATGGAAGACCTCAGCAGCCTCTTCAAGAGCGAAGGCTGGGACAAGGTCTTCCCCAAGGACCTCGTCAAGCTGATCAGCCAGGGCGGCAAGCCCTGGAGCGTGCCCGTGAACGTGCACCGCAGCAACGTCATGTGGTACAACCCCGCCAAACTCAAGGCCTGGGGCGTCACCGCACCCAAGACCTGGCCCGAATTCCTCAAGACCTGCTCCACCCTGAAAGCCAAGGGCGTCGCCGCGCCGCTGGTCGTCGGGGAGAACTGGACCCAGCAGCACCTCTGGGAGAGCGTCATGATCGGCACCCTCGGCTCCGCCAACTGGGAGAACCTGTGGGCCGGCAAGCTGAAGTTCACCGATCCCAAGGTCGTGGGGGCGTTCACCACCTTCGGCAAGGTCATGGACTGCGCCAACAAGGACGCCTCGGGCCTCAGCTGGCAGCAGGCCAGTGACCGCATCATCGACGGCACCAGCGCCTTCAACGTCATGGGCGACTGGGCCGCTGGGTACTTCACCACCACCAAGAAACTCGCCCCGAACACCGGCTTCGGCTGGGCCCCCGCCCCCGGCACCACCAAGACCTTCGTGATGCTCGCCGACTCCTTCGGGCTGCCCAAGGGCGCCAAGGACCGCGCCGAGGCCATCAACTGGCTGAAAGTCCTGGGCAGCAAGGCCGGCCAGGACGCCTTCAACCCCCTCAAGGGCTCCATCGCCGCCCGCACCGACAGCGACCTGAGCAAGTACAACACGTACAGCAAGAGCGCCGCCGCCGACTGGAAGAGCAACAAGATCGTGGGCAGCATGGTGCACGGCGCCGTCGCCCCCGAGAGCTTCACCAGCGCCTTCGGCGCGATCATCGACCAGTTCGTCGCCAGCAAGAACAGCGCCGCCGCGGCCGCCGCCGCGCAGCAGCTGGCCGTGCGCGCCGGCATCAGCAAGTAA